In one Gracilinanus agilis isolate LMUSP501 chromosome 6, AgileGrace, whole genome shotgun sequence genomic region, the following are encoded:
- the LOC123251625 gene encoding olfactory receptor 10AG1-like, with the protein MVEANFTTVVEFILLGFSDLPSLQGFLFAIFLIIYISILVGNGLIIVITKVTTALQTPMYFFLGNFSFLEICYTSVTMPRMMSDLWTQNKNISLLACAVQLGFLLSLGGMESFFLAIMAYDRYVAICKPLYYPLIMNPQKCLQLVSGAWISGIPVQIAQTCNIFSLSFCGSNKLNHIFCDIPPLLKLACGDTFLNELSVYAGSMIFVTVPSLLILLSYIKILKTILKLPSAMGRRKAFSTCSSHLMVVGLFYGSAFITYFRPKSSHSSGTDKILALFYTIVTPLFNPIIYSLRNKDVIMAIKQLLPK; encoded by the coding sequence ATGGTGGAAGCTAACTTCACCACAGTGGTGGAATTCATTCTCTTGGGATTTTCTGACCTTCCCAGCCTCCAAGGGTTTCTCTTTGCGATTTTCTTAATCATCTACATAAGTATCCTGGTAGGAAATGGCCTTATCATTGTCATTACCAAAGTAACAACAGCCCTCCAAACCCCCATGTACTTTTTCcttggaaatttttctttcttggaaatcTGCTACACATCAGTGACTATGCCAAGAATGATGTCAGACCTTTGGactcagaataaaaatatttctttactaGCTTGTGCTGTTCAACTTGGTTTCCTTCTTAGTCTGGGAGGCATGGAGAGTTTCTTCCTGGCTATAATGGCCTATGACCGTTATGTTGCTATCTGTAAGCCACTCTATTATCCTCTCATCATGAACCCACAAAAGTGCCTTCAACTGGTTTCTGGTGCATGGATCAGTGGAATTCCAGTTCAGATAGCACAAACATGCAATATATTCTCACTGTCATTCTGTGGGTCTAATAAACTCAATCATATTTTCTGTGATATTCCCCCATTACTGAAACTGGCCTGTGGGGACACCTTTCTGAATGAGTTATCTGTCTATGCTGGTTCCATGATCTTTGTTACAGTTCCTTCACTATTGATACTCTTGTCCTACATCAAAATCCTTAAGACTATCCTGAAGCTACCATCTGCCATGGGGAGACGTAAAGCCTTTTCCACTTGTTCCTCACATCTGATGGTTGTAGGCTTATTCTATGGATCTgcttttattacatattttagaCCCAAATCAAGCCACTCATCAGGAACAGACAAAATACTTGCCCTTTTTTATACCATCGTGACTCCACTCTTTAATCCTATAATATATAGCCTAAGGAACAAGGATGTCATAATGGCAATAAAACAACTATTACCTAAGTAA